Within the Salvia hispanica cultivar TCC Black 2014 chromosome 4, UniMelb_Shisp_WGS_1.0, whole genome shotgun sequence genome, the region GTTAGCCACTAATGTTTGTTAGTGATGATTTGGTTCATTAATGAGACACATTAATGATGCAAGGAATTTGACTAATTGAATCATCCAGGCACAAATGTAGTACTGATTTAAGTGCAATCATCAATTGAAGTTGAAAAAACATGTGCAtgaaaaaaatctcaaaatgtGCATGATTAGGTTGTTTGAAATTCTTGGTTATGCACTTTTAAGGAAAACATTTGATCATTACATATGCATTATATCATTAAAAGACATTCAATTTGAGTTGGAGAAGCATTGTTAGCGGGATCCGATTAGATTCCCCTAATTTTGAGTGTATAATTCAAAGTTTCacattaataaatgaatatgtttTGATAATCATGCATGTTTCAAAATGTTCTTTGTCGACATAGATGAGAAATGTTACTATTTGAAAGTATCATCGTAAGCATTTCTATCGtttaatctaatttattttttattacaaaaaaatagtattaacATTATTTACATTACAGATTAGATAAAAAAACGAAGCTcgatttagtattttattcatttattagaAGTTATAGAGAAAATGAACCGATCGagcttgtttttttatattgatggCGTCCACAAggacttttaatttttagaatcaaaataaatactacttcatctgtcccatgttacttgcatttttcattttaggccgtaaatttgggattgattttttaatgtaattaaattagaattttaagtgtgATTAGACATCACTTAATAAAGGACCTCTTAACTTaatctaatatataaattaaatgcattaattctaacttaaattataaatagtgtaagGAGTTTGTGATGAGCAGAAAAGCAACGAGTATCATAGAACGGAAAGAGTACTGTAGTAATCAAAgcaaataatactaattagTAATAACATGTATTTGCTCACGAATTGTGTTCCCATCAAGTATATTGCTTTAACATTTGtcaatatatagtattagatGTGTAAATAATTACGTCAAATATACACATTGCATAAGTGGATTTGAAATAATATGGATATAGTGGCTAGGACATGTGTGAGGCCCACAAAccaatataatttgaatttcatttcatcCATATATGTATATCCTAAAACTTAGTGACCTGAATCGTCCTTtgctataaaatatttattgaaaattttaaatataaagaaatcatatttttaagggGTGACATGTGCTTTTGTCAATTGAGAGACTGTATGCCCTCTTTCTATTATCCATTGGGGAATTGTTCATTGTTATTTAGTTAGAGCCTTTTgtttattgagaaaaatagttcaaataaaaattgaaattccaaaataaaataaatcaaaagtaaaataaatatcgatgtagtttgagtttgaaaacccataaataaaataaatcaataaataagataaaaaaaaattacaagtacattccataaaaatatctccATCTTAAAgtaattgcaaaattaaatcaaacattttaaataGGAACATTTTCATTGAAAGAATATCGaatttttatccatttttaaGTGAATTAAAATACTAGATTACTAGGAGGATCATTTTGCAGTTActcatttttgttaaaaaaacaatattggATATTTACCCTTTAATAGATGTTCATACAATCCTCCATCTTTTTCTGATTAGACACCACTGAATAGAAAATCAACCACATGAGAATGAGTGTAAAGAGGATGAAGCAAAGAGAATATATTTGGTGAAAGAAATCAAGATGAAGCCAAAATAGGACTATATGAAATTGAGATTTTGGTGAAATGGAAAATCACTGAATGGAAATGGGCCAGATTTGATTAGTGTAAATTTGTACAAATTTGGCATCATTCATTTGCAAATTTAGTCTCATGTTTAACATATCATACACACAAAAACAGTAATATATGAAATACAACAAATGGACTTACCTTTCAACATTCAATTTTCATAGCTACTGTGACACCTCCATTGGCATGTATCTCTTCTGTTACAAGCCACCCATTTGGAGTCTCGTCGATACTGGAAAAGTATCTTTCCGTAAACCTGTGGCATCGGACGAGTCACTTGATGGCTTAACGGACAAGTAACGATATACGGGTgggagaaaatgagaaaagcaTAGTGTTCGAAGTAAGATTAACGGATAATTCAGTGCACCATAACAGTAAGTTCTCTAatcttaaaataatagtactccctacGTCCCATCGTCCCATAACAGATGTCTCACTTTCTCATATAGTTTGTCCCGacaaagatgtcacacttacatttttgaaaaaatgacatttgATGACACTTTTATCTCTGATTAAACAAACTAAACGACAacttctaaaatctcgtgccacctaacaagtgtgacatcttaaCTGTGACAAAGGGAGGAATTCTATAAAGCACGAGCAAATGTACTAGAAAAGAAACGACGCTCATGGATGCAATCGTTATCTAACCAAcagttaaaagaaaataaagaagggAGACTCACAGGCGTAGATAATCACTAGGCCCTCGACATGGTTTGACTTGAACTCAGCTGTTCGTGAATTTCTCTGAATTTATCTTTAAGCCTTTGCATCTGCATTACGAGGCCACTTCATGGGTAACAAAGCGTagaggaaatatttataaatcgAGAGAAGACATAgcaactatatatacataccCGTTTCAGCTCAATCTCCATTTCTCTCTTACGGTGTCCTAAAGAATGCCGCACAGTACTAATGTCAAAGACATTATCAACGTCTTCAAAAGTGGCCTCTAAGTCTGCCCGGAGAAGTGCAGGCAACTTGTCAACAACGGGCATAAGCAAAAAGCAATTGAACTGCAAAGAAAGAAGgcagaaaaaaagaaaacaagtcAGGCTTACGGAAGACTTGTCACTTTGCTGCTTCTAATCTGTTGCAAGTGGCTCGTTGCATACGAATCTTTATAGCCGAGTATTGAAAAGGCGACTTCttataaatgttttttttaaacgaAGTTGTTAGAAAGTCAAGAAGGCAGGGTAACTGTCCTCAGTTAAGACTAGACAGACAACTTCTAAAAATGTTGATGACAGCTATTTTCTTAACACCATCAATAACCCGTGGTAACAAATTAGGGAGATGTATACAAACCTTGAGCTCAGTAGAGGCCAGGAAGTATTCCCGGATTCCGTGAAATATCTGTTGAACTAAAGCGTATACAATCCTTTCGGATGAAGGGGCGAGCCTTCTGTTCCATAGTGTACTATCTAAAAGGTCAGCTAGCCTTGTCTCTGTTGTTGGAGTACTAGCTGTCGAATCATTTCCTGGAGCCAAACTATTGAGCTTCACGTCTGCTTTGGACTTAACGTCTTGCCTATCATTGCTTGCAAATCCCGACGATAACTCTGTAGAAAGACTGGAAGAATTGACAGCAGCATTGGACTGTTCTGACCCACCAAATGAATCCAAGAACTGTCGTAATCCAGCCCTATTCTgcaatttgatcattttttcaGAGTGGAAAGAACacgaaagaagagaaaataacatCTAACTTCGTAATATGCTCAAAATGGTGCAATGAAGGTGACTACATGAAAAGCTCTGTTTTAATAAAGAAGGCATTTGACAAGAACCTCACTATATCTACTGTCTCGTGACTCTCGTCATTTCCTAGATTGTCAGAGCTTGGAAACTAAGACGTACATGTATATAAGCGATTGAAACCCTAGCCATTCAAAACAAGGATACACGTAGACATAAAATTGACAGGAAAAAAGACAAAAGACAGAGAGAGAACATTATATGATGCGTAACTGAGTCACCAGAAAATGCTCAATAGtgaagcaaaaaaaaatggttacGAATATAGTAAAAACGACATTGACCAAAAGAGCAAATGTGCCTACCTTGTTGTGAAGTGACCATGAAACATAGCGAGTAGTGCTCACCAAATCCTCCATACACCTGGCAGTTTGTATGTACGTTAGTTAGCTAGCTGTAAAATCATTAACACGAGATTTGTGTATTTTGATGAGCAAACAATCCAAAACTCTAAGTTAGAGacaaataataattgtcaATTTCTAAGACCCTAGAACTTCTAACTCCGTGACCAAAAGAATGATGATATGCCACCTTCTCTAGGCCTATAATGCCTCCTTTTAATATTGAGACGATTATATGAAAGTTTCGAGCATCAAGAAGTGAAATGAAGGGAACAGAGTTACTTGAAGGGAATTTCAAGGAAAAGTGAGAGTCacttgaaaataataatcacaCTATATGGGACACTATTAAAAGAGAAATGCAAAAAACGCAGGCAGTTATACTAACTTTTCACGGCATGACCGTTCAGTTGATTCAGCAAAGTTGTCGAAGGCAGATGCAACACGCTTTAGAAAAACTTCATGGCCGCTGAGATATTCACCATCTTTCTGTAAGGTATACAGTGATTCTTAGAACACAAACAAGCAGACCAAGTTGctttaatcatgaaaatttgTATGATAATAAATGCATACTAACTACCAAAAATATGACCAATGTTGCTAGTTGTTACCTGGAGAAGGAAAACAGAGATGGGAACCAGCCTCTTGAGAATGTGCAGCAGCCGGCCACCTAACTGGCACCATACAAAGAAGGAATGACATGAGAGTTGAATAATCTGAATCTCAGCTATAAGTCTGAGCTTTTTACCTTCATTCACAGAAGATGTCTAACATTACATTTGATTGGAAGCCAATTTTTCCCAATGTTCTATTAAATAGCTTGACTTTTACAGTTTCAACAAATGAGGGTGGAGAAGCAAAAGGATGGAAGTGCATATCCAGGGTACAGATTAATTTTCATCAATTCATTATTCTCGTTTAGCTTATAAAATTGTTGGTTTTTAAGGTCCTTGAAGAACATGGGAAGAGGGAATGTACTTTCAATCCAAACAGTTTTTCAGATTGGCTGTCTAATTGACTTCAGCATACCACCATATCATATCAAAACTGAAGCGTGTTTGCTCATTGAAACAAtgcatatatgcatatgtatgtTTGATCTAAGTTCATTTTCTACCACTCAACTCAACTACCTAATTTGGTCTTGGTTATGCTTTCTTTAAAATGGTTGCATATTTATAGTCCAAAttccaaaacaacaaaatatagtCTAGAACTGTCATATATGACACTGATCTCTTTACCTGATGGAGAAAAGGCTCAAAAGTATCACGAGCCTTTGCAACAGCAATTACGCAAGCTGTcctaaatttacaaaaaattaacagagttaaaaaattaagtaacaAAGAATTTCATTGTTAGATGACTAGACCACatgtttaagaataaagctcATTAATAGTTTAATACCTCGAATAGTTTGTTCCATCATGAATGTCCTCAACTCCACAGGCATTGACAATCTCTTCACGTGTGATTGGAGGGCATTTGATCCCGCCAACAACAAAACGGAACTCAGCCATTGCACGATGATATTGAGCACCTCCATAAAGACGCATCCCTGCGTTCTGCACGGCCGAGAAGACAGTGGCAACATAGTTGAGTGTAGCAGGAGGGAAGTTACAAATAGACATTAGCAATCTGATTGCTACCTCAGTGGCCGCTAAGTGAATTATGCagataattattatatttcagaAGCTGGAAACCACAAAATAAAGAAGGTAAAATGGCTACTAATTCAAGGGGGCAATAAAAACACACTATTTGTGGTTTGGAAAGGGCAGATCCCCCTGCTGCATTTCGATGCCTTGCTTTGgcataaattttcttttgcatGTATAATATATTCCATTCAAAAGCAAAGTAGATTACTCAagaatttcatgttttaattttgttacgACTGAATATGGACTAACCAAAAATTATTGTAGCTACCTGTTCCTAGTAAGAAAAAGTTTGATGTTTCTTATAAGAAAGAGTAATGATGTAAAGTGACAAGTTCAACAGCACGCAGCTACTTCTGGATTAAGGAAAAAAGGCACAGTAAAACGAGATAAGATATGTGCAAGACGTCAAGACTCACAGGTATTAACTTGTGAGGAAATTGAAGACCATCAGTGCCAATAAATGCACCTCCATTAACCCTCTCGTCCTGCAGTGTTTCTCCTgcaaagagaaaataattctTCATATTGAGGTTCCATGCCCATTTTCAGCAAGAGATATGGGGAGGGGTCAGTAAAGTCAAACACACTATGTTCACACTTCAAGTGAAATAGAGATATGCAGTATGTAGTTAGGTGCGTGAAACAAGATGGAAATTCATAGGAAGTTGGCAAGTTTAGCAAAAGTGGGAAATCTCTAGTTGAGAAATGTATTTTACAGGATAAGATACGTGCAAAAGAGAACTTACCAAATTTATCTGGTGGTGCGACAACCGTCCCCTTCAGTAAAAGTGATAACTAAGCAATAAGAGGAACATATAATCAGGAACTCTACTTTTCAGATAACCTAAGACCAACCCTAAGcccttatttttatgcatttgaAATCATGGATTCTTAAAAGTAAAGAATACAGATGTTGCATATTATTTCAGCCTGAATAGTAGCTACAAGAAGATTATATGCAGACATGAACTAGGATATGACCTTGGTCAAGAACATATCATGAAAGGTTCTTCCTTTCTCCTTCAGCTTTACTTCATCCAAAGTGCTGAGATAAAAACAGCAGAGTCAGTTGAAAAGTACAAAAGCAGAAAGGTGGAAAATGAGAAGCTTAACTAAGCCTGCTCAACAATAATTGacacgcgcacacacacacacacacatatatatattgactAATATAACTTTTGCTTGCActgattatttaaatttaaacatgCTTGAACAGTGACTATCTAATCctcaaatattcaatcattTGTTTATCAATCAAATCTATCGCACAAATTAATTGCCCCTATGTTTTAAGTATAACAAGGGGGGAAAGGTAACCTTCAACCTGAGTTCCtgattaatttcatttagCTTCCTTGTTGTACTTCGGTACTCTTTCTCAAGAAGCGGAATGATAAGAGGTACACTGTCCATATACCTTagcagaaaataaattataccaTCAATGAGTAGATCATATAAAGGAAAACAGCATTACAGTGCAACTTCAGTACCTTTTCTGTAGCAACTCTTCCAAGAATAACTTAAGACTGCTAACACCTATTCTACTCCTTTCCTGTTTCGAAAGTGATCTACCCAATTTTTCCTCCAAAGCTGCTCTATCATCCATCTCCCTCAAAGATATAGCCTGACAAAGCCTCAGTGGTGATCAATTGAATACACCATAACACAGGAAccttttatttaatcaatcaCCAAGATCATATATCTATTACACAACTCTATGAACAAATCTAACTTTGGTTAACATCATCTCATTTATTAGAGgtattaaaagataaaattaaaacaaaataaaaagaatactAACTGTAGTTGCATTTAAACTAATGAAGACCCTAACCTGTTTGAACTCATCGTTAGATCTATAAACTGACTCGTGCCCAGTTCCAACTCTTCCGGAAGGAACAGAAGTGAAAAAGGGTGAATCGCCTAACATGAACCCATCGAGTGCGCTTGCAGGTGGTGAAAGAAAAACCTCCACATCTGAAGCACGTGCAAACTGAGGGATCTTTGTATCAAGCTTCGTCGAGACAACTACTGTCCTTGAGAGTTCAGGATCAATCTAGATGAAAGCACAACACAAAGGAGCCATTTACAACTTGCAAATATGAGAAAGTATCCAAAGATGAGATGAGCTCGTATCAGTGAAGTAcggaaattatttttagtgttCTGATCTTCTAAAACAGCACCCATTAATTCCTAaagtttgtattttgtaaTGCGAAACATACTTGCATCACAACCCTGCGGGTAGTGGCATTGCTCCAATCGCTGCAATCTTCAAGACATAATATGATGAATTCCTTA harbors:
- the LOC125185471 gene encoding dynamin-like protein ARC5, with the protein product MDDDGHFLPHLTNDAAADANWKLYEAYNELHGLAQEFSTPFDAPAVLVVGHQTEGKSALVEALMGFQFNHVGGGTKTRRPITLHMKFNPDCHAPLCRLLSDSDPSVPQDKSLPEIQAYIEAENMRLEKESYQFSSKEIIIRIEYKNCPNLTIIDTPGLIAPAPARKNRALQSQARAVESLVRAKMQHKEFIILCLEDCSDWSNATTRRVVMQIDPELSRTVVVSTKLDTKIPQFARASDVEVFLSPPASALDGFMLGDSPFFTSVPSGRVGTGHESVYRSNDEFKQAISLREMDDRAALEEKLGRSLSKQERSRIGVSSLKLFLEELLQKRYMDSVPLIIPLLEKEYRSTTRKLNEINQELSTLDEVKLKEKGRTFHDMFLTKLSLLLKGTVVAPPDKFGETLQDERVNGGAFIGTDGLQFPHKLIPNAGMRLYGGAQYHRAMAEFRFVVGGIKCPPITREEIVNACGVEDIHDGTNYSRTACVIAVAKARDTFEPFLHQLGGRLLHILKRLVPISVFLLQKDGEYLSGHEVFLKRVASAFDNFAESTERSCREKCMEDLVSTTRYVSWSLHNKNRAGLRQFLDSFGGSEQSNAAVNSSSLSTELSSGFASNDRQDVKSKADVKLNSLAPGNDSTASTPTTETRLADLLDSTLWNRRLAPSSERIVYALVQQIFHGIREYFLASTELKFNCFLLMPVVDKLPALLRADLEATFEDVDNVFDISTVRHSLGHRKREMEIELKRMQRLKDKFREIHEQLSSSQTMSRA